In Nocardioides bizhenqiangii, the DNA window TCGGCGTCAAGGCCACCACCGACCGCGACGAGCTGATCGCGCTGCGGCCGGACTGCATCGTGCACGGCGCGATGACCGACGACCGGGTCTTCGAGTCGATCGAGGACCTCACCGGCTTCATCCGCGACGGGGTGAACGTCGTGTCGAGCGGGCCGGTCATCCTGCTCCACCGCACCGGCACGCTGCCGGACGAGATGATCGCGACCATCGACGAGGCCGGCCGGGAGGGCGACGCCAGCCTCCACGTCAACGGCATCGACCCGGGCTTCGCCAACGACGTGCTGCCGCTGGTGATGACCAGCCTCAGCCAGCGGATCGACCACATCAAGGTCAGCGAGATCGCCGACTACTCGACCTACTACCAGCCGGTGGTCATGCGCGACCTGTTCGGGTTCGGCGAGCCGATGGACGCCAAGCCGCTCTTGTGGGAGCCCGGCATCCTCACCACCGCGTGGGGTCCGGTCGTCCGGCTGATCGCGGCCGGCCTGGACGTCGCGCTGGACGAGCCACTCGTCGAGGAGGTCGAGCGGCGGCCCGCGCCGCGCTCGATCAAGACGGTCTCCGTCGACATCGCCGAGGGCACCATGGGCTCGGTGCGGTTCCGGGTCATCGGCACCGTCGGCGGTGTCCCGCGGATCACCCTCGAGCACGTCACCCGCACCGACGCCAGCGCCGAGCCCGAGTGGCCGGTGCCGAACGAGGGCGACGGCTGCTACCGGATCGAGATCACCGGCGAGCCGCGGATGAAGGTGGAGTTCAGCCACCACGGAGAGCACGGCGACCACAACGTCTCCGGGATGATCGTCACCGCCCAGCGGCTCGTGAACGCCGTCCCCGCCGTCGTCGCGGCCCAGCCGGGCCTGGTGAGCGCGCTCGAGCTCCCGCTGATCACCGGCCGGGGACTGGTGAGCAAGTGAGCATCCTCGACCGCTTCCTGCTCACCGACCACGTCGCCGTCGTCACCGGCGCCGGTCGCGGCATCGGCGCGGCAACCGCGATCGCGCTCGCCGAGGCGGGCGCCGACGTCCTGATCTCCTCCCGCACCGAGGGCCAGCTCGAGGGCGTCGCGGACCGGATCCGTGCGGCCGGCAGGCGGGCGCTCGTCGTACCGGCCAACCTCGCCCACACCGAGGCGGTCGCCGGCCTCGCGCAGGCGGCGTACGACGAGTTCGGGCGGCTCGACCTCGTCGTCAACAACGTCGGCGGGACCATCCCCAACGCCTTCCTCGACACCGACGTCGCCTACCTCGACGAGGCCTTCCACTTCAACGTGAGCACGGCGCACGCACTGACCCGGGCCGCGGTGCCGCTGATGCTCGCCTCCCTCGGCGATCCCGACGAGCACCGGCAGAAGTCGGTCGTGAGCATCAGCTCGATGATGGGCCGGTCCGCCGGCCGCGGCTACCTGGCCTACGGCACGGCGAAGGCCGCGCTCGCCCACTGGTCGCGACTGGCTGCCACCGACCTGGCCCCGCGGATCCGGGTCAACGGGATCTACGTCGGGTCGGTGATGACCAGCTCGCTGGAGTTCGTCGCCGGCGTCCCCGAGACCAGGCAGCAGATGGAGGAGGCCACCCCCCTCGGCCGGATCGGCGAGGCCGAGGACATCGCCGCAGCCGTGGTCTACCTCGGCTCGCGCGCCGGCCAGTACGTCACCGGCAAGATGCTCGAGGTCGACGGGGGTCTCCTGTCCCCGAACCTCGACCTGAACCTGCCCGACCTCGAGCCGAGCACCGCTGAGAGCCCTCAGTAGGGTGCGTGGATGAGCTCAGGTGTCAGTACCGGTGTCGCCGTCTCGCCCGACTCCGGCGAGCACTGGGCTGCGGAAGGTGCGTGGGAGGTCACGACCGGCATCTACCGGATCCCGCTCCCGCTGCCCATGGACGGGCTCAAGGCGATCAACGTGTACGTCGTCCAGAGCCCGGGTGACGGAGACGGACTGACCCTCATCGACGGCGGGTGGGCGATCCCGGTCGCCCGCGAGCTGCTCGACAAGTGCCTGCGCTCCATCGGCTCCGGCTTCGGCGACATCCGGCGGTTCCTGGTCACCCACGTCCACCGCGACCACTACACGATGGCGACCGTCCTCGGCCACGAGTACGGCGCCGACGTCACTCTCGGTCTTCCCGAGAAGCCAGGCCTCGACCTGCTGCACGCGGCCGGGCGGGGCGAGTTCGACGGCGGCAACCCGTTCAGCGGCGTACTCCGGTCGGCGGGCGCGGTCGAGGTCGCGGAGGCGTGGGAGCTCGGGCGACGCGTGGAGGACCTGCCCGACCCGGTCGACTGGGCCTATCCGCACACCTGGCTCGACGGTGACGTGACGGTGCAGGTCGGCGCCCGGAGCATCGACGCCGTCCACACCCCCGGCCACACACCGGGCCACTACGTGTTCGCCGACCGCGCCGACGGGCTGCTCTTCGCGGGCGACCACGTGCTGCCGACGATCACGCCCTCGATCGGGTTCACGGTGCCGCCCGAGCCCGACCCGCTCGGCCACTTCATGGCGTCCCTCACGAAGGTGCGCGGGCTCCCCGACCTGCGGATCCTGCCCGCCCACGGGCCGGTCGCGCCGTCGACGCACGCCCGCGTCGACGAGCTCCTCGAACACCACGAGCACCGGCTCGACCAGTGCCTGGCCTCGTTGCGGTCGCGTGGCACCACGGTCGCGGCCCTCGTCGCCACCGACCTCGGCTGGACCCGGCACGAGCGGTCGTACGCCGAGCTCGACCTCTTCAACAAGGGGATGGCGGCAATGGAGACCAAGGCCCACCTCGACCTGCTGGTGGCCCGCGGGCAGGCCACCTGCGACGTGAGCGAGGACGGCGACGTCTACGCCGTCGCCGACTGATCCGTCACCAGCGCCGGGGTGGCGTTCGCCGCGGCGAGCGGCGACCCGCGGCGCCAGGCGCCGGGCGTGCACCCGTGCGCCCGGCGGAATGCCCGGTTGAACGCGGCCTCGGACCGGTAGCCCACCCGCGCGGCGACCGCGGCCAGGCTGAGGCCGCCCGCCTCGACGAGCTGGGCGGCGAGGTCCATCCGCCACGAGGCGACGTACGCCATCGGTGTCTCGCCGAGCACCGCCACGAAGTGGGCAGCGAACGCTGACCTCGACATCCCCGCTGCTGCCGCGAGTGCGGGCAGGTCCCAGGGCCGCTCGGGCGCCGTGTGGAAGGCGCCGATCGCGGCTCCCAGGTGAGGGTCCCGGACGGCGGCGACCCAGCCGCGCTCGGGGGAACTCGTCCTCAGCCACTCCCGGACGGCGTGCACGACCAGGACGTCGGCCAGCCGCGTCGTCACCACCGAGCTGCCGGCCAGTGGCGAGTGCGCCTCGTCCGCCATCAGCTCGATCGTCGAGCGCAGCCAGGCGCTGCGCCCGCCCGACCCTGGGTGCAGCACCGGTGGCAGGCTGGCCATCAGCCGGCCGACGGCGAGGTCGGTGAACTCCAGGGCGCCGCACACCAAGGTGGTGGGGGTCCCGCCGCCGTCGATCCGGATCCGTTCGAACCGGTCCGTCTGCTCCAGCCGCGGGACGTCGAAGAGCGGCGTCCGGGGCGCGTCCTCGTCGGAGTACCCGACGTGGCCGGTTCCGTGCGGGAGCAGCACGATGTCGCCGGGCCCCATCGCCACCAGCTCACCGTCGACCTCGAGCACGGCGGTCCCCGCCGCCACCAGGTGGAACAGCACGGTGCCGGGCATCGGGGGCAGGTCGATCCCCCAGGGGGCGGTGAGCTCGGAGACGCAGTAGAAGACCCCGGTCATGCCGAACTGGCCGAGCGTGTGGGTGAGGACGTCGTCGGACATGGACCCTCCCGCCTGGACGAATGAGCAAGAAACTACGTCATGCGGACATTGTTCGTCCAGCCCCGATGGCGGATCGTCGGAGTCACTGGAAAGACCACTCCGAGAAGGGAAACGACATGAAGATCTTGGTGGTAGGTGGCAGCCGCGGCACCGGCGCGGCGGTGGTGCGTACCCTGGCGGCGGACGGTCACCTGGTGACCGCGTTCGCGCGGTCCGCGAGCTCGGCCGGCCTCGGTGAGCACGGCGTCGTCGCGTTCGACGGCGACGTGATGGACGCAGACGACCTGGGCAAGGCGATGATCGGCCAGGACGCCGTGGTGGTGACCCTCGGCATCAGCGACAACCCGCTCAAGGTGCAGTACCTCCGGCGCGCGAGCACCCCGCTCGACATCCGGTCGGCCGGCACCCGGAGGGTCGTCGAGGCGATGCAGTCCGCGGGGCTGCGCCGGCTGGTCGTGCAGACGGTGTACGGCCTCGGTGAGGGTCGCCGGCACCTGGACCTGAAGTGGAAGCTGATCTTCGGCCTGCTCCTGCGACCGCAGATCCGGGACAGCACCGTCCAGGAGCAGGTGGTCCGCGAGAGCGGTCTCGACTGGACGCTGGTCCGGCCGGTGGCGCTCACGGACGAGGAGACCACCGCCCCGGCCCATGTCGACGCGCAGGACGAGCGGCTCGGGCTGCAGGTCGCCCGCGCCCAGGTCGCACGGGTCTTCGCCGACGTGGTCGACGAGCCGACCTCGGTCGGGAAGACGCTCAGCGTTTCGAGCTGAGCCGCATCGGCGTGTGCGGGATGCCGTCCTCGAGGAACTCGTCCCCGTCGACGGCGAACCCGAAGCCGGCGTACCAGTCCGCCAACGGCGTCTGCGCGTCGAGCACGACGTCTCGGAGCGGGTCCTCCCTCCGGCAGTGACCGATCGCGGCCCTGATCACGCCGTCGGCGAGACCACGCCCGCGGGCCGGTCTCGCCAGGACCACGCGACCGATCCGCCAGGCCGTCGTGTCGTCGAGCACCCGGGCGTAGCCGAGCAGCGCACCGCCCTCGTCATGCATCAGCACGTGACCCGTGCCGGGGTCCCGGTCGCGCCCGTCGAGGTCCAGGTAGGGGCACTCCTGCTCCACGACGAACACGTCCTGGCGGAGTCTGGCGACGTCGTACACCTCGCCCGCGGTCAGGCCCGCGAACCGAACGACCCGGATGTCCATGTCCGAAATCTAGGGCCTACTCTGGAGGGACAGACAGGGGAGCACGGCAGCGTGCTGAGAGTGCGGGCAGACCCGCAGACCCTCCGAACCTGCTCCGGCTAGCACCGGCGAAGGGAGTCCACACCGATGCACATCCGTCCTGCGATCGCGCTGGCTGTTCTGACCATGATCGCGCTGATCGGCACCAGCTGCTCGCTCGGCAACGACAACGGCGACGCGGCCGACGTCGCGGCCGGCGAGTGCGGCGAGGTCGTCCTCGTCACCCACGACTCGTTCGACCTGCCGAAGAAGGTCGTCAGGGACTTCGAGGAGGAGTCCGGCTGCACGCTCACCCACAGCCCGGCCGGTGACGGCGGCGAGCTCACCAGCAAGCTGACGGTCACCCAGGGCGACCCCATCGGCGACGTCGCGTTCGGGGTGGACAACACCTTCGCCGGCGCCGCGCTCGACGAGGGCGTCTTCGCGCCGTACGACGCCGAGCTCCCGGCCGGCGCCGACCAGTACCGGCTGCCCGGCGACGACGCCGGCGTCCTGACGCCGATCGACAACGCCAGCGTCTGCGTCAACGTCGACACCGCCTGGTTCGCCGACCAGGGCATCGAGCCGCCGACCACCCTCGACGACCTGACCGACCCGGCCTACCGCGACCTGTTCGTGACCCCGGCCGCGACCACCAGCACCCCCGGCCTGGCGTTCCTGCTGGCGACCATCGGCGAGTACGGCGACGGGTGGTCCTCCTACTGGGAGGACCTCCTCGCCAACGGCGCCAAGGTCGTGAAGGGATGGGAGGACGCCTACCTGGTCGACTTCTCCTTCTCCGGCGGCGACCGGCCGATCGTGCTCTCCTACGACACCTCCCCGGCCTACACGGTGAAGAAGGGCGAGTCGTCGACGGCAGCACTGCTCGACACCTGCTTCCGGCAGGTCGAGTACGCCGGCGTGCTCGACGGCGCCGCCAACCCCGAGGGCGCCGAGCGGGTGGTCGACTTCCTGCTGAGTCCCGAGGTGCAGGAGGCGCTGCCGACGAGCATGTACGTCTTCCCCGTCGCCTCCGACGCCGCGCTGCCGCCGGAGTGGGCGGAGTTCGCCGAGCAGCCGACCGCCCCGATCGAGGTCACGCCCGAGGAGATCTCCGACCACCGTCGTGAGTGGCTGACGGAGTGGACGGACATCACCTCGCGATGACCGGGGCGCCCCTGAAGCGCCTCGCCGGCCTGCTGGCGCTGGCCGCGGTCCCGACCGCGGTGCTGGCGGTCTTCTTCCTGCTCCCGGTCTGGGGGATGCTCCAGCGCGGGCTGTGGTCCGAGGGATCCTTCGACCCGGGTGCGCTGCTCGACGTGCTTGCGCAGGAGCGGACCCGCGACGTCATCTGGTTCACGCT includes these proteins:
- a CDS encoding AraC family transcriptional regulator — translated: MSDDVLTHTLGQFGMTGVFYCVSELTAPWGIDLPPMPGTVLFHLVAAGTAVLEVDGELVAMGPGDIVLLPHGTGHVGYSDEDAPRTPLFDVPRLEQTDRFERIRIDGGGTPTTLVCGALEFTDLAVGRLMASLPPVLHPGSGGRSAWLRSTIELMADEAHSPLAGSSVVTTRLADVLVVHAVREWLRTSSPERGWVAAVRDPHLGAAIGAFHTAPERPWDLPALAAAAGMSRSAFAAHFVAVLGETPMAYVASWRMDLAAQLVEAGGLSLAAVAARVGYRSEAAFNRAFRRAHGCTPGAWRRGSPLAAANATPALVTDQSATA
- a CDS encoding SDR family oxidoreductase; the encoded protein is MSILDRFLLTDHVAVVTGAGRGIGAATAIALAEAGADVLISSRTEGQLEGVADRIRAAGRRALVVPANLAHTEAVAGLAQAAYDEFGRLDLVVNNVGGTIPNAFLDTDVAYLDEAFHFNVSTAHALTRAAVPLMLASLGDPDEHRQKSVVSISSMMGRSAGRGYLAYGTAKAALAHWSRLAATDLAPRIRVNGIYVGSVMTSSLEFVAGVPETRQQMEEATPLGRIGEAEDIAAAVVYLGSRAGQYVTGKMLEVDGGLLSPNLDLNLPDLEPSTAESPQ
- a CDS encoding NAD(P)-dependent oxidoreductase, giving the protein MKILVVGGSRGTGAAVVRTLAADGHLVTAFARSASSAGLGEHGVVAFDGDVMDADDLGKAMIGQDAVVVTLGISDNPLKVQYLRRASTPLDIRSAGTRRVVEAMQSAGLRRLVVQTVYGLGEGRRHLDLKWKLIFGLLLRPQIRDSTVQEQVVRESGLDWTLVRPVALTDEETTAPAHVDAQDERLGLQVARAQVARVFADVVDEPTSVGKTLSVSS
- a CDS encoding MBL fold metallo-hydrolase; its protein translation is MSSGVSTGVAVSPDSGEHWAAEGAWEVTTGIYRIPLPLPMDGLKAINVYVVQSPGDGDGLTLIDGGWAIPVARELLDKCLRSIGSGFGDIRRFLVTHVHRDHYTMATVLGHEYGADVTLGLPEKPGLDLLHAAGRGEFDGGNPFSGVLRSAGAVEVAEAWELGRRVEDLPDPVDWAYPHTWLDGDVTVQVGARSIDAVHTPGHTPGHYVFADRADGLLFAGDHVLPTITPSIGFTVPPEPDPLGHFMASLTKVRGLPDLRILPAHGPVAPSTHARVDELLEHHEHRLDQCLASLRSRGTTVAALVATDLGWTRHERSYAELDLFNKGMAAMETKAHLDLLVARGQATCDVSEDGDVYAVAD
- a CDS encoding GNAT family N-acetyltransferase encodes the protein MDIRVVRFAGLTAGEVYDVARLRQDVFVVEQECPYLDLDGRDRDPGTGHVLMHDEGGALLGYARVLDDTTAWRIGRVVLARPARGRGLADGVIRAAIGHCRREDPLRDVVLDAQTPLADWYAGFGFAVDGDEFLEDGIPHTPMRLSSKR
- a CDS encoding thiamine ABC transporter substrate-binding protein; amino-acid sequence: MHIRPAIALAVLTMIALIGTSCSLGNDNGDAADVAAGECGEVVLVTHDSFDLPKKVVRDFEEESGCTLTHSPAGDGGELTSKLTVTQGDPIGDVAFGVDNTFAGAALDEGVFAPYDAELPAGADQYRLPGDDAGVLTPIDNASVCVNVDTAWFADQGIEPPTTLDDLTDPAYRDLFVTPAATTSTPGLAFLLATIGEYGDGWSSYWEDLLANGAKVVKGWEDAYLVDFSFSGGDRPIVLSYDTSPAYTVKKGESSTAALLDTCFRQVEYAGVLDGAANPEGAERVVDFLLSPEVQEALPTSMYVFPVASDAALPPEWAEFAEQPTAPIEVTPEEISDHRREWLTEWTDITSR
- a CDS encoding NAD(P)H-dependent amine dehydrogenase family protein; protein product: MSQVIPEKPLRVVVWSTGTIGRHAIAGVDAHPDLELVGVWTSTEAKSGADAGELAELGRELGVKATTDRDELIALRPDCIVHGAMTDDRVFESIEDLTGFIRDGVNVVSSGPVILLHRTGTLPDEMIATIDEAGREGDASLHVNGIDPGFANDVLPLVMTSLSQRIDHIKVSEIADYSTYYQPVVMRDLFGFGEPMDAKPLLWEPGILTTAWGPVVRLIAAGLDVALDEPLVEEVERRPAPRSIKTVSVDIAEGTMGSVRFRVIGTVGGVPRITLEHVTRTDASAEPEWPVPNEGDGCYRIEITGEPRMKVEFSHHGEHGDHNVSGMIVTAQRLVNAVPAVVAAQPGLVSALELPLITGRGLVSK